From Pseudoalteromonas rubra, one genomic window encodes:
- a CDS encoding S41 family peptidase, translating into MKLKHLVAAIAAVAAPLAAAYQTEDTRLLRFPDIHQDKVTFVYGGDIYIADTKSGNSTRLTDHVGFETFPKFSPDGKRIAFAAEYNGSRQIYVIDADGSNLKQLTYYNDVGPMPPRGGFDYRVFDWTPDGKHIVFRANRTPWGKRMGRPFMISADGGLEQPLAIPESGGGMLSPDGKQFVYTPIDREFRTWKRSRGGRAQDVWVYDLENNTSKQLTEHRATDQQPTWVNDSIYFVSDRDYTLNLYKYREGKAPVKMTNHSDYDVLWPSAGPDAIVYENGGYLYRFDEATKATEKLTINVPGVRKYAMPYTKNVSKFIDSMDVSHDGKRALFTARGEVFSVPVEQGTTRNLSMTDKGREIAASWSPNGRYIAYMSDASGEYEIYLKDRANNNEVTQLTSNGTIWRFDPIWSADSSKLLFADKNHTMWWLDAKSGELHKIDTGKYDDDGITQYTWSPNSEDLIFVKNNANRYASLWHYNTQNKKLSRLTDDMTSEQNPAFSPDGQYLYFTSERDFNLTFSSYEFAYLYNNATRLYAVAVNDQVASLSAFNSDEAAIVSEDKEEQADDSKADNQLQVEGFMSRVVALPAKAGSYADLSGVKDGVLTLSEGTLKLIPNKQDGKVQTVAKGVQAYKLAAGGEHLIVRAGGKYSVIKPKAKQDLKATQLDLSNMMFKIDPKVEWQQMYVEGWRTLRDWFYDENHHGQDWDEILKRYQPMADAVAHRNDLDYVLSEIAGEINAGHIYVQSGDEPKAKRKKHGLLGAQISAHSSGFVRIEKIYQGENWHEEFRSPLDEPGVNASVGDYIVSVNGRAVNSVSNFYELLENTQGTQVELRLNNTPSLDGAWQVTVKPSASEGGLRYLEWVHSRMAYVDKLSGGRIGYVHLPNTLFEGNRAMFKHFMPQTTKDALIIDDRYNGGGFIPEHMITWLARKPLNYWKRRGVEPTKTPQFAHDGPKAMLINGYSSSGGDALPYYFRQAGLGKLIGTRTWGGLIGISGNPRLVDGGQVIAATFRILDNEGNWIIEDVGVSPDIEVIDRPELIHAGKDPSVERAVEELLKEMKANPKKSLTVPPAPTEFGQ; encoded by the coding sequence ATGAAACTCAAGCACCTAGTTGCCGCCATTGCGGCTGTGGCAGCGCCGCTGGCCGCTGCCTACCAGACAGAGGACACGCGTTTACTGCGTTTTCCTGATATCCACCAGGACAAAGTCACTTTCGTATATGGTGGCGATATCTACATTGCCGACACAAAATCGGGTAACAGCACGCGTCTGACCGACCACGTTGGCTTTGAAACGTTTCCCAAGTTCTCTCCCGATGGCAAGCGCATCGCCTTTGCCGCCGAGTACAATGGTAGCCGACAAATCTATGTGATTGATGCGGATGGTTCCAATCTTAAGCAGCTGACGTATTACAATGATGTGGGCCCAATGCCACCGCGCGGCGGTTTTGACTACCGGGTTTTTGACTGGACACCGGATGGCAAACACATCGTATTCCGTGCCAATCGTACTCCCTGGGGTAAACGTATGGGTCGCCCTTTCATGATCTCGGCGGATGGTGGCCTGGAGCAGCCGCTGGCAATCCCTGAAAGTGGTGGTGGTATGCTGTCTCCCGATGGCAAGCAGTTTGTTTATACTCCGATAGACCGTGAATTCAGAACCTGGAAACGCAGCCGGGGCGGTCGTGCGCAGGATGTCTGGGTGTATGATTTAGAGAATAATACTTCTAAGCAACTCACTGAGCACAGAGCAACAGATCAGCAGCCAACCTGGGTGAATGACAGCATTTACTTTGTGTCTGACCGTGATTACACGCTGAATTTGTACAAATATCGTGAAGGGAAAGCGCCGGTAAAAATGACCAACCACAGTGATTATGATGTGCTGTGGCCATCGGCTGGACCTGATGCCATCGTGTATGAAAATGGTGGTTACCTGTATCGTTTTGATGAGGCAACCAAAGCCACTGAAAAGCTGACCATTAATGTGCCCGGGGTACGCAAGTACGCCATGCCTTATACCAAAAATGTTAGCAAATTCATTGATTCAATGGATGTATCTCATGATGGTAAGCGCGCCTTATTTACTGCACGTGGTGAAGTTTTTTCAGTGCCAGTAGAGCAAGGTACGACCCGCAATCTGAGCATGACAGACAAGGGTCGTGAAATTGCAGCCAGCTGGTCGCCAAACGGCCGTTATATCGCTTACATGAGCGATGCGTCGGGCGAATATGAGATCTATCTTAAAGATCGCGCCAATAATAATGAGGTAACACAACTTACCAGTAACGGTACTATCTGGCGATTTGACCCAATCTGGTCTGCCGACAGTTCAAAGCTGTTATTTGCGGATAAAAACCACACTATGTGGTGGCTGGATGCCAAATCGGGTGAACTGCATAAAATCGATACCGGTAAATATGATGACGATGGCATCACCCAGTATACCTGGTCTCCAAACAGCGAAGATCTGATCTTTGTGAAGAACAATGCCAACCGGTATGCATCGCTGTGGCATTACAACACGCAGAATAAAAAACTCAGTCGCCTGACTGATGACATGACCAGCGAGCAGAACCCGGCATTCTCACCGGATGGTCAATACCTGTATTTCACGTCAGAGCGCGATTTCAATCTGACATTCAGCTCGTATGAATTTGCATATTTATATAACAATGCAACCCGTTTGTATGCCGTTGCGGTGAATGACCAGGTTGCGTCACTCAGTGCGTTTAACAGTGATGAAGCGGCAATTGTCAGCGAAGACAAAGAAGAGCAGGCCGATGACAGCAAGGCGGATAATCAACTGCAGGTTGAAGGCTTTATGTCACGGGTTGTTGCATTACCGGCGAAAGCGGGTAGCTATGCTGACCTGAGTGGCGTTAAGGACGGCGTATTGACACTGTCTGAAGGCACACTAAAGCTGATCCCTAACAAACAAGATGGCAAAGTACAAACGGTTGCTAAGGGTGTGCAGGCATACAAGCTGGCTGCTGGTGGTGAACACCTGATTGTCCGTGCTGGTGGCAAGTACAGTGTGATTAAGCCTAAAGCCAAGCAAGATCTGAAAGCGACACAACTTGACCTGAGCAACATGATGTTCAAGATTGATCCGAAAGTTGAGTGGCAACAAATGTATGTTGAGGGCTGGCGGACGCTTAGAGACTGGTTCTATGATGAAAATCACCATGGCCAGGATTGGGATGAGATCCTGAAACGTTATCAGCCAATGGCCGACGCCGTCGCGCATCGCAACGATCTGGACTACGTTTTGAGTGAAATCGCCGGTGAAATCAATGCGGGTCACATTTATGTTCAGTCTGGTGATGAGCCGAAAGCCAAACGTAAAAAGCATGGTTTGTTAGGGGCTCAGATCAGTGCCCACAGCTCAGGTTTTGTACGCATTGAAAAAATCTATCAGGGTGAGAACTGGCATGAAGAGTTCCGCTCGCCTTTAGATGAGCCGGGTGTGAACGCCAGCGTGGGCGATTACATTGTATCGGTGAATGGTCGCGCGGTTAATTCCGTGAGTAACTTCTACGAACTGCTTGAAAATACCCAAGGGACTCAGGTTGAGTTACGTCTTAACAACACACCAAGCTTGGATGGGGCCTGGCAGGTAACAGTGAAGCCAAGTGCCAGTGAAGGTGGCCTGCGTTACCTTGAGTGGGTTCACTCTCGTATGGCATATGTTGATAAACTGTCCGGCGGCCGTATCGGTTACGTTCATTTGCCAAATACTTTGTTTGAAGGTAACCGTGCCATGTTTAAGCACTTTATGCCACAAACTACCAAAGATGCCCTGATCATTGACGACCGTTACAATGGCGGTGGCTTTATACCTGAGCACATGATCACCTGGCTGGCTCGTAAGCCTCTCAACTATTGGAAACGCCGTGGTGTTGAGCCAACCAAAACACCACAGTTCGCCCATGATGGACCGAAAGCCATGCTGATCAACGGTTACTCGAGTTCGGGCGGGGACGCGTTACCTTACTACTTCCGTCAGGCGGGGTTAGGTAAACTCATTGGTACGCGTACCTGGGGTGGCCTGATCGGTATATCAGGTAATCCACGTTTGGTCGACGGTGGTCAGGTGATTGCTGCGACTTTCCGTATTCTGGACAATGAGGGTAACTGGATCATTGAAGATGTGGGTGTGAGCCCGGATATCGAAGTCATAGATCGTCCAGAACTGATCCATGCAGGTAAAGATCCGTCAGTAGAGCGTGCTGTTGAGGAATTGCTAAAAGAAATGAAAGCAAACCCGAAGAAGTCACTCACTGTGCCGCCAGCCCCAACTGAATTTGGTCAGTAA
- a CDS encoding SDR family NAD(P)-dependent oxidoreductase — protein MKKVVLITGGSRGIGAASAIELARLGYQVAVNYKSNHAAAAQVVAQIRAQGGIADSFAADICDEAQVVQLCEDIKSQLGPISHLVNNAGVLANQMRVEEMTAERINQMLCANVTPYFICAREVLKQIRAYHQADKCAIVNVSSAASYLGSANEYVDYAAAKGAIDSFTRGLSLELASDGIRVNCVRPGCIYTDIHADGGEPGRVDRLASYLPLQRGGKPEEVANAITWLLSEQASYATGTFIDLAGGK, from the coding sequence ATGAAAAAAGTCGTTTTAATCACGGGAGGCAGCCGGGGAATTGGCGCCGCAAGCGCAATTGAGCTTGCCAGGCTGGGCTATCAGGTAGCCGTTAATTATAAATCTAACCATGCTGCCGCTGCGCAAGTGGTTGCGCAGATCCGCGCACAAGGGGGGATTGCAGATAGCTTTGCCGCTGATATTTGCGACGAGGCACAGGTGGTTCAGCTGTGCGAAGACATCAAATCGCAATTGGGGCCTATCTCACATCTGGTCAACAATGCCGGGGTGCTGGCGAACCAAATGCGCGTAGAAGAGATGACCGCTGAGCGTATTAACCAGATGTTGTGCGCCAATGTAACGCCTTATTTTATCTGCGCCAGAGAGGTGCTTAAACAGATCCGTGCATATCATCAGGCAGACAAGTGTGCCATTGTGAATGTGTCATCGGCGGCTTCTTATCTTGGGAGCGCAAATGAGTATGTTGACTATGCGGCAGCCAAAGGCGCCATTGACAGCTTCACGCGTGGCTTATCTCTGGAGCTCGCGTCAGATGGGATCCGTGTGAACTGTGTTCGCCCGGGGTGTATTTACACCGATATTCATGCCGATGGCGGTGAACCAGGCAGAGTCGACAGGCTGGCTTCATATTTGCCACTGCAACGAGGGGGTAAACCTGAAGAAGTTGCGAATGCGATTACCTGGTTGCTGAGTGAACAGGCAAGCTATGCAACAGGTACTTTTATTGATTTAGCTGGTGGAAAGTAG